In Oreochromis aureus strain Israel breed Guangdong linkage group 15, ZZ_aureus, whole genome shotgun sequence, a single genomic region encodes these proteins:
- the LOC116317005 gene encoding protein ANTAGONIST OF LIKE HETEROCHROMATIN PROTEIN 1-like — protein sequence SIPPAERLSICLRFLVTGDSFRTIAFSFRVGVSTVSQIIPQVATAIWDCLVDDFMAVPSPGDWRSIAEAFQERWNFPLCCGALDGKHIQTKAPPNSRSMFHNYKGTFSIVLLAVVDAGYRFRVIDIGGYGRTSDGGILANSTFGQALQAGTLHLPPDQPLPGGEHRGAQPHVFVADEAFPQRRELMRPFPGRLLPLEKRIFNYRLSRARMIVECAFGILSSQWRLYWCSMELHPEIAEKCVKATCVLHNFLHCLDERSAPAVRGVAPAVVEPLQGLGRVAANNSSREAVLVREKFMAHFLAEGAVSWQPKEYPV from the exons tcaatcccacctgcagagcgcctgtccatctgcctgag gttccttgTCACCGGGGACTCCTTTAGGACCATCGCGTTCAGTTTTAGAGTTGGTGTGTCCACGGTGAGCCAGATCATCCCCCAGGTAGCGACAGCCATTtgggactgtctagtggatgacttcatggctgtgccttcacctggagactggcggtccatcGCAGAGGCattccaggagcgctggaactttcctctctgctgtggagctctggatgggaagcacaTCCAGACGAAGGCACCCCCCAACTCAAGATCCATGTTCCACAACTACAAGGGAACTTTTTCCATTGTTCTCCTTGCGGTTGTGGATGCAGGGTATCGCTTCCGCGTTATTGATATTGGGGGGTATGGGAGGACCAGCGACGGTGGTATTCTGGCCAACTCCACCTTTGGTCAGGCTCTTCAGGCTGGGACTCTCCATCTGCCTCCTGACCAGCCTCTACCTGGTGGAGAACACCGTGGAGCCCAGCCCCATGTCTTTGTGGCTGATGAAGCGTTCCCGCAGCGGCGGGAGCTCATGAGGCCTTTCCCTGGACGCCTCCTCCCATTAGAGAAGAGGATCTTTAACTATCGCCTTTCCAGGGCCCGGATGATAGTGGAGTGTGCCTTCGGTATCCTCTCCTCACAGTGGAGGTTGTATTGGTGTTCCATGGAGCTCCATCCTGAAATTGCGGAGAAGTGTGTGAAGGCAACGTGTGTTCTCCACAATTTTCTGCACTGTTTAGACGAGAGAAGTGCACCTGCTGTGAGGGGTGTGGCACCTGCTGTGGTGGAGCCGTTGCAAGGCCTGGGTCGTGTAGCAGCAAACAACTCCTCCAGAGAGGCTGTCCTGGTGAGGGAGAAATTCATGGCCCACTTCTTGGCGGAGGGAGCTGTGTCTTGGCAGCCAAAAGAATATCCTGTTTGA